The Candidatus Dependentiae bacterium genome includes a window with the following:
- the zwf gene encoding glucose-6-phosphate dehydrogenase → MSDCTFVILGATGDLAKRKLMPALAKLIKDEKVKNYAIIGAANSDISDEQFQERFNNAVLGLDKDLFPLMRPRIFYQRIGFDDLESFNILGSKIAEIEKRFALSGNRIVYVAAPSLYYCPITQCLAMSKIVQRDQSGDAPWQRIVYEKPFGVDQQSARDINHCIATWFDENQIYRVDHYLTKELVSSIVLVRFTNIIFEPLWNSNYIDYVEIILSETLGLEGRGRYYDSYGVLRDVVQNHAMQLLSLIAMELPVKLSAEGIQDQKTEVLKNVRVEEGFLGQYEDYHNEPDVAPNSQTPTFSCLKMAVETPRWRGVPFYIKAGKKLDRKDTSIHIKFKNVDCTLKESCVYESDYLTIQIEPNATFSLQLNTKLPGTLYGVAPVQLTFNHDYVFRSATPESYEILLEQIMAGEQSVSVRFDEIEYAWAVIDSIKNMNLPLYNYKQLSSGPDELKDFARNNKMRWRV, encoded by the coding sequence ATGAGTGATTGTACGTTTGTTATTTTAGGAGCGACCGGTGATCTTGCAAAGCGTAAACTTATGCCGGCGCTCGCAAAGCTAATAAAAGATGAAAAAGTAAAAAATTACGCGATTATTGGCGCTGCAAATAGCGACATCTCTGATGAGCAGTTTCAAGAACGTTTCAATAATGCCGTTTTGGGTTTAGATAAAGATCTTTTTCCTCTAATGAGACCGCGAATTTTTTATCAGCGCATAGGTTTTGATGATCTGGAATCATTTAATATTCTTGGGTCTAAAATTGCAGAAATTGAAAAACGCTTTGCATTATCTGGCAATCGCATTGTGTATGTTGCCGCACCATCGCTTTATTATTGCCCCATCACTCAATGTTTGGCGATGAGTAAAATCGTTCAGCGTGATCAGTCTGGCGATGCACCATGGCAACGCATTGTCTATGAAAAACCGTTTGGTGTTGATCAGCAATCTGCGCGTGATATAAATCACTGTATAGCCACTTGGTTTGACGAAAATCAGATTTACAGGGTTGACCATTATCTGACAAAAGAATTGGTAAGCAGTATTGTTTTGGTGCGATTTACCAATATTATTTTTGAGCCACTTTGGAATAGCAATTATATTGATTACGTCGAAATTATTTTAAGTGAAACGCTTGGCCTTGAGGGCAGAGGACGTTATTACGATAGTTATGGCGTGCTTCGCGATGTGGTACAAAATCATGCAATGCAGCTTCTTTCTTTGATAGCAATGGAGTTGCCGGTAAAACTGAGCGCAGAAGGTATTCAAGATCAGAAAACAGAAGTCTTAAAAAATGTTCGCGTAGAGGAAGGTTTTCTGGGGCAATATGAAGATTATCATAATGAACCCGATGTTGCGCCAAATTCACAGACACCTACTTTTTCTTGCTTGAAAATGGCGGTAGAGACACCTCGCTGGCGCGGAGTTCCTTTCTATATTAAAGCAGGAAAAAAGCTTGATCGAAAAGATACTTCGATTCATATAAAGTTTAAAAACGTTGATTGCACGCTCAAGGAAAGTTGCGTTTATGAATCCGATTATTTAACGATCCAAATCGAGCCGAATGCTACTTTTTCATTGCAACTAAACACTAAATTACCGGGAACGCTTTACGGAGTTGCTCCCGTTCAATTAACATTTAACCATGATTATGTTTTCCGATCGGCAACGCCAGAAAGTTATGAAATTTTGCTAGAGCAAATTATGGCTGGCGAACAATCGGTTTCAGTTCGTTTTGATGAGATCGAATATGCATGGGCGGTGATCGATTCGATTAAAAATATGAATTTGCCGCTTTATAACTATAAGCAGCTCTCATCGGGGCCTGATGAATTAAAAGATTTTGCGCGCAATAATAAAATGAGGTGGCGAGTATGA
- the gnd gene encoding decarboxylating 6-phosphogluconate dehydrogenase, producing the protein MKVGLIGLGRMGIAIAERLLGAKIHVVGFDENADAVKEFEKMGGQGVRTAAEVGNHTQIFWLMVPAGDAVDEVIDEIYPNLRSKAIVIDGGNSKFTDSIKRAEKLNFQGVRYLDCGTSGGLHGKENGFSLMIGGDAQAYKEIEPVFKAIAAPKGYGLVGPSGAGHYVKMVHNGIEYALLQAYAEGLHLLHANSHYKELDLAQITDIWNHGSIIRSWILDLAHRILERDQDFAKISGKIFESGTGKWTVEEAHRHHVPVKLIEDALKIRADSRETDGDYATKLVALLRHEFGGHKLG; encoded by the coding sequence ATGAAAGTAGGGCTCATTGGTTTGGGTAGAATGGGTATTGCAATTGCGGAGCGATTGCTAGGAGCAAAAATTCATGTTGTGGGTTTTGATGAAAATGCTGACGCGGTAAAAGAATTCGAAAAAATGGGCGGCCAGGGAGTTCGAACTGCTGCAGAAGTTGGCAATCATACGCAGATTTTTTGGTTGATGGTTCCTGCTGGTGATGCAGTTGATGAAGTGATCGACGAAATTTATCCGAACTTGCGCAGCAAAGCGATCGTCATTGATGGCGGCAATAGTAAGTTTACCGATTCAATAAAACGCGCAGAAAAACTTAATTTTCAAGGCGTTCGCTATCTTGATTGCGGCACTTCAGGTGGGCTGCATGGCAAAGAAAATGGTTTCTCGCTGATGATCGGTGGGGATGCGCAGGCGTATAAAGAAATTGAACCAGTTTTTAAAGCGATAGCGGCACCCAAAGGATATGGGTTAGTTGGGCCATCGGGTGCAGGGCATTATGTAAAAATGGTGCATAATGGCATTGAATATGCACTTCTTCAGGCGTATGCAGAAGGCTTACATTTACTTCATGCAAATTCTCATTACAAAGAACTAGATTTGGCGCAAATCACCGACATTTGGAATCACGGATCGATTATTCGTTCATGGATTTTAGATCTCGCGCACCGCATTCTAGAACGTGATCAAGACTTTGCAAAAATTTCAGGAAAGATTTTTGAAAGCGGCACAGGAAAATGGACGGTTGAAGAGGCACATCGCCATCATGTTCCGGTAAAGCTCATTGAAGATGCGCTAAAAATCCGCGCAGATTCGCGGGAAACCGACGGCGATTACGCAACTAAGCTCGTTGCGCTCTTACGCCATGAATTTGGCGGCCATAAGCTGGGATGA
- a CDS encoding GIY-YIG nuclease family protein: protein MEKSYLSLPLLPGVYLFKDSQNAIIYVGKAKLLRKRVASYFQKQHEDWKIKSLIDEHSTIEHIVTHTEAEALLLEAQLIKEHQPKFNVFLKNGQPFLYLTVTADELPRLELTRTKKRKGVYFGPFIQNKGAVRAGYDYLIRTFRLDICNRKIPDGCLRYHIGICAGACKDDFDKEGYLFRINLATSLLRGNYKDSLAELRGQIAKCVLSLQFEKARQLNYYLQNLDTIFANLKVKFSEKKYAQEVAHATAPERPLKIGNLTLGKQLQEMLKLDTAPSSIDCFDISHFQSKSIVGSCIRFVNGVPDKNNFRRFALKTIDQQNDYAALQEIVGRRYRNPEEMPDLILIDGGKGQLSAVVSLFPEHAAKIVSLAKREERLFSKEFPDGILLDKQTEVGRLLIALRDYAHHFAITYHRQKRSKRLEG, encoded by the coding sequence ATGGAAAAGTCATATCTTTCATTGCCGTTATTGCCGGGCGTTTATCTTTTCAAGGATAGTCAAAACGCCATTATTTACGTTGGTAAAGCGAAGCTGCTCAGAAAACGTGTTGCATCCTATTTTCAAAAACAGCATGAAGACTGGAAGATAAAATCGTTGATTGATGAACACTCAACGATTGAGCATATCGTCACGCATACCGAAGCTGAAGCGCTTTTACTTGAAGCGCAACTGATCAAAGAACATCAGCCAAAATTTAATGTATTCCTAAAAAATGGTCAGCCATTCCTTTATCTGACGGTAACGGCCGATGAACTGCCTCGGTTAGAACTTACGCGCACAAAGAAAAGAAAAGGGGTCTATTTTGGCCCATTTATACAAAATAAAGGTGCTGTTCGCGCTGGGTACGATTATTTAATAAGAACATTTCGCTTAGACATTTGCAATCGCAAAATTCCTGATGGGTGCTTGAGATATCATATTGGTATTTGTGCTGGTGCCTGCAAGGATGATTTTGATAAAGAGGGGTATCTTTTTAGAATAAATCTTGCGACAAGTTTATTGCGCGGTAATTATAAAGATTCTCTTGCGGAGCTGCGTGGGCAGATTGCAAAATGCGTTTTGTCGCTTCAATTTGAAAAAGCGCGTCAACTTAACTATTATTTACAGAATTTAGATACGATTTTTGCAAACCTTAAAGTTAAATTCTCTGAAAAAAAATATGCACAAGAAGTTGCGCATGCAACGGCGCCCGAGCGCCCATTGAAAATTGGAAATTTAACGCTCGGAAAACAACTTCAAGAAATGTTGAAGCTGGATACAGCGCCATCTTCAATAGACTGTTTTGATATTTCCCATTTTCAAAGTAAATCGATCGTGGGTTCGTGCATTAGATTTGTTAATGGTGTGCCCGATAAAAATAATTTTCGCCGCTTTGCACTAAAAACAATCGATCAGCAAAATGATTATGCGGCGCTGCAAGAAATTGTCGGTCGCCGCTATCGCAATCCTGAAGAAATGCCCGATTTGATTTTGATTGATGGGGGCAAGGGGCAATTGAGTGCGGTAGTTTCTCTTTTTCCGGAACATGCGGCCAAAATTGTGAGTTTAGCAAAGAGGGAAGAAAGACTCTTTAGTAAAGAATTTCCTGATGGTATCTTGTTAGATAAGCAAACTGAGGTTGGCAGATTACTTATCGCATTACGTGATTACGCTCATCATTTTGCGATCACGTATCATCGTCAAAAGCGCTCAAAGCGATTGGAAGGTTAA
- a CDS encoding AAA family ATPase: MNQELFTNAASELLQKSITLAQSEHNPTLLPLHTLAAGVADGFCASIFSALNIPIDQLSLLVTRELTKIVRVEGGKLATDYVFDTFYKELQKEAHSLADAYVSIEHFLICWSTTEQLPVQVQQFFKQTGFTKDRILAHIKTLRKGKTVQEKNAEKQYQLLEKYCQNITKMAREGKLDPVIGRHEEIRRVIQILSRRTKNNPVLIGEPGVGKTAIVEGIAQRIVNNDVPEGLRGKQIYALDLGLLIAGAKYQGEFEERLKGILKQIEDESDQIILFIDELHMLVGAGATGGGMDASNLLKPALARGLLHCIGATTIKEYKKYIEKDAALERRFQKVLIEEPSIEDAVSILRGLKERYEMHHGIHIKDQALVDAVMLSAKNIPDRFLPDKAIDLVDEAASMVRMSIDSYPPEIDQLDRKIRQLEIEKVALQKEKEDHAIKRLELLEKELADTKEKYQVLKGQWEAERKPLEAIGKIKEKIEQASYAFQQAEREGDYAKASEIKYGKIAKLEQELAKEQEKSKKVKTHLIKEEVDERDIAAVLSRWTGIPVEKLETTETQKLLKMEQVLKKRVIGQDEAITTVSHAIQVHRAGLADPRKPIGSFLFLGPTGVGKTEVAKTLADFLFNNPNRLIRIDMSEYMEKHAVARLIGAPPGYVGYEEGGQLTEQVRQHPYSVVLFDEIEKAHPDVFNVFLQILDEGHLTDSQGRTVSFKNCIIIMTSNIGADLILEAKELNETVKRQIEQLLHKSFRPEFLNRIDAIVFFKMLNEADVEKIAALQMKEIEKRLAEKNTAVTIDDAVIKEVAQRGYVKEFGARPLKRAIAQYVTVPLSHFMLEHPDAKSIEVGVKKGQITIQKK, from the coding sequence ATGAATCAAGAATTATTCACCAATGCAGCAAGTGAGTTATTGCAAAAAAGTATCACGCTTGCGCAATCTGAACATAATCCTACATTGCTTCCGCTTCATACGCTCGCTGCAGGAGTTGCCGATGGGTTTTGTGCATCCATTTTTTCGGCACTTAATATTCCAATCGATCAATTAAGTTTGCTCGTTACAAGAGAATTAACTAAAATTGTCCGCGTTGAAGGTGGAAAATTAGCGACCGACTACGTATTTGATACGTTCTATAAAGAGTTACAAAAAGAGGCGCATTCGCTCGCAGATGCGTATGTGAGCATCGAACATTTTCTCATTTGTTGGTCGACTACCGAGCAATTGCCAGTTCAAGTTCAACAGTTTTTTAAACAAACCGGTTTTACTAAAGATCGCATTCTTGCGCACATAAAAACATTGCGAAAAGGAAAAACGGTTCAAGAAAAAAACGCAGAAAAACAATATCAACTTCTTGAAAAATATTGCCAAAATATTACTAAAATGGCGCGCGAAGGAAAGCTTGATCCGGTAATTGGTCGGCACGAGGAAATTCGTCGCGTTATTCAAATTTTATCTCGCCGCACAAAAAACAATCCGGTTCTTATTGGTGAGCCGGGAGTTGGTAAGACCGCCATAGTGGAAGGAATTGCCCAACGAATTGTAAATAATGATGTTCCTGAAGGATTGCGCGGAAAACAAATTTATGCGCTTGATCTTGGATTGCTTATCGCTGGAGCAAAATATCAAGGAGAATTTGAGGAGCGCCTTAAAGGGATCCTCAAGCAAATTGAAGATGAAAGTGATCAAATTATTCTTTTCATAGATGAACTGCATATGCTCGTTGGAGCTGGAGCAACTGGCGGTGGCATGGATGCTTCCAATTTACTTAAGCCTGCTTTGGCGCGCGGTTTATTACATTGTATTGGTGCGACTACCATTAAAGAATATAAAAAATATATTGAAAAAGATGCGGCGCTCGAGCGCAGATTTCAAAAAGTTCTCATTGAAGAACCTTCAATTGAAGATGCGGTCTCAATTTTGCGGGGTTTAAAAGAGCGTTATGAAATGCATCATGGGATTCATATAAAAGATCAGGCGCTTGTTGATGCCGTGATGCTTTCGGCAAAAAACATTCCGGATCGTTTCTTGCCAGATAAAGCGATCGACTTGGTTGATGAAGCTGCATCGATGGTGCGCATGTCGATCGATTCATATCCACCAGAAATCGATCAACTTGATAGAAAAATTCGTCAGCTTGAGATTGAAAAAGTGGCTTTGCAAAAGGAAAAAGAGGATCACGCCATCAAAAGACTTGAGCTCCTGGAAAAAGAACTGGCGGATACAAAAGAAAAATATCAGGTTCTTAAAGGGCAATGGGAAGCTGAGCGAAAACCGCTTGAAGCCATTGGAAAAATAAAAGAAAAAATTGAACAAGCAAGTTATGCGTTCCAGCAAGCTGAGCGTGAGGGCGATTATGCAAAAGCATCCGAAATAAAATACGGAAAAATTGCAAAACTTGAACAAGAACTTGCAAAAGAACAAGAGAAATCGAAAAAAGTTAAAACGCATTTGATCAAAGAAGAGGTTGATGAGCGAGATATCGCTGCAGTTCTTTCTCGGTGGACCGGGATTCCCGTAGAAAAGCTGGAAACAACCGAAACACAAAAATTACTCAAGATGGAACAGGTTCTTAAAAAGCGCGTTATTGGGCAAGACGAAGCGATAACCACCGTTTCTCATGCGATTCAGGTGCATCGTGCTGGGCTTGCAGATCCGCGCAAGCCTATCGGCTCATTTTTGTTTCTGGGGCCAACGGGTGTTGGTAAAACGGAAGTGGCAAAAACACTCGCGGACTTTCTCTTTAATAATCCTAACCGACTTATTAGAATCGATATGTCTGAATATATGGAAAAGCATGCGGTTGCTCGTTTAATTGGTGCGCCTCCTGGTTACGTTGGTTATGAAGAAGGTGGGCAACTTACAGAACAAGTTCGCCAACATCCTTATAGCGTCGTACTTTTTGATGAGATTGAAAAAGCGCATCCGGATGTCTTTAATGTATTTTTACAAATTCTGGATGAAGGCCATTTAACCGATAGTCAAGGCCGCACCGTTTCGTTCAAAAACTGTATTATTATTATGACCTCAAACATTGGCGCCGATTTAATTTTAGAAGCTAAAGAACTCAATGAAACCGTAAAACGGCAGATTGAGCAATTATTGCATAAATCTTTCCGCCCAGAATTCCTCAATCGAATTGACGCAATTGTTTTCTTCAAAATGCTCAATGAAGCGGATGTAGAAAAAATCGCCGCACTTCAGATGAAAGAAATAGAAAAGCGTTTGGCAGAAAAAAATACGGCCGTAACTATCGACGATGCAGTAATAAAAGAGGTTGCGCAGCGTGGCTATGTTAAAGAATTTGGCGCGCGTCCGCTTAAGCGTGCTATTGCCCAATACGTTACCGTTCCGCTTTCACATTTTATGCTCGAGCATCCTGACGCAAAGAGCATTGAAGTGGGCGTCAAAAAAGGACAAATTACTATCCAAAAAAAATAA
- a CDS encoding GNAT family N-acetyltransferase codes for MKSFRHALLLIIMPIFWLSLQSEMVNSEPYITTRYNFSKLWEKLGWPTTKIGNAEFFLGPIKCGYFNAAWNIRNEEEFKSAQDFFKGNRFYIQHLPDQLDVNISKWFKTPVTRLEMALDISSFVFQKDSEEFSIRAVTNEEELNDFAQLFAPAFSLSIDEALIALKPMSTVSTFFVAYYQDETVGRAQLFIDDHGTAGIWMVFVKEGFRKQGIGRALTQKCLRLAKDCGAITAVLNATPPAESLYLKMGFKPKQLWHLEIMH; via the coding sequence ATGAAGAGCTTTCGTCATGCTTTATTGTTGATTATAATGCCCATTTTTTGGCTTTCATTGCAAAGTGAAATGGTAAACAGCGAACCGTATATAACAACTCGATATAATTTTTCTAAACTTTGGGAAAAGCTCGGTTGGCCAACAACTAAAATTGGCAATGCCGAGTTTTTTTTAGGCCCGATAAAATGCGGCTATTTCAATGCGGCTTGGAACATTAGAAACGAAGAAGAGTTTAAAAGCGCGCAAGATTTTTTTAAAGGCAATCGATTCTATATTCAGCATCTTCCGGATCAGTTAGATGTTAATATTTCAAAATGGTTTAAAACTCCAGTAACTCGCTTAGAAATGGCACTCGATATTTCATCATTTGTGTTTCAAAAGGATTCTGAAGAATTTTCTATTCGCGCCGTTACCAACGAAGAAGAGCTTAACGATTTCGCTCAATTATTTGCGCCCGCATTTTCATTATCAATTGATGAAGCCTTAATAGCCCTGAAGCCAATGAGCACTGTTTCTACTTTTTTTGTCGCTTATTACCAAGATGAAACAGTTGGCCGAGCGCAACTTTTTATCGACGACCATGGAACAGCTGGCATTTGGATGGTGTTTGTTAAAGAAGGTTTTAGAAAACAGGGTATCGGGCGAGCACTCACGCAAAAATGCCTGCGCTTAGCAAAAGATTGCGGAGCAATCACTGCGGTTTTAAACGCAACTCCTCCTGCAGAATCTCTATATCTTAAAATGGGATTTAAACCAAAGCAGCTTTGGCATCTTGAGATCATGCATTAA
- a CDS encoding E3 ubiquitin protein ligase: protein MHKNYFLILSFIFSAPFAYCQPKAMPEMLENYPIVREKVDKETEQYFYATIPNKKEQAAQRQFANQFMKFLFANCLSSKQCAESLLRDTVQGELKTFIIEKITAQVVQNMTRNGDVVDEATVRPIVVKLQGKKIEDDIVRRNLIVAHLDNYYIQWDIEQAVKKEQEKLMNQAVQQGAGMGAGPRAQDEIRETYPEFNEKNADGLRRNKTFFSEVEILKRNKFREPECPVCSQNFKQSGHRVNLYCGHSICPTCLKNWIHGQGKDTCPLCRAEIKREEFSKNYLAAEQRAAQK, encoded by the coding sequence ATGCATAAAAACTATTTTTTAATTTTATCATTTATTTTTTCCGCACCTTTTGCGTATTGTCAGCCCAAAGCGATGCCTGAAATGTTGGAGAATTATCCCATTGTCAGAGAAAAAGTAGACAAAGAAACAGAACAATATTTTTATGCAACTATTCCAAACAAAAAAGAACAGGCAGCTCAACGGCAGTTTGCTAATCAGTTTATGAAATTTCTTTTTGCCAATTGCTTAAGCTCCAAGCAATGTGCTGAAAGTCTATTGAGAGACACGGTTCAAGGTGAGTTGAAAACTTTTATTATCGAAAAGATTACCGCACAAGTGGTGCAAAACATGACCCGCAACGGCGATGTTGTTGATGAAGCGACGGTTCGTCCGATTGTTGTTAAATTGCAGGGCAAGAAAATCGAAGACGATATCGTAAGAAGGAATTTAATCGTTGCGCATCTGGATAATTATTATATTCAGTGGGATATCGAACAGGCAGTAAAAAAAGAGCAAGAAAAATTGATGAACCAAGCGGTGCAGCAGGGTGCTGGTATGGGCGCAGGGCCGCGAGCACAAGATGAAATTCGCGAGACGTACCCAGAATTTAATGAAAAAAATGCCGATGGATTACGCAGGAATAAGACCTTTTTTAGTGAAGTAGAAATATTAAAAAGAAATAAATTTAGAGAACCAGAATGCCCGGTATGTAGCCAAAATTTCAAACAGAGCGGCCATCGTGTGAATTTATATTGTGGCCATTCAATTTGCCCAACGTGCTTAAAAAACTGGATTCATGGGCAAGGAAAAGATACCTGCCCTCTTTGCCGGGCTGAAATCAAACGTGAAGAGTTTTCCAAAAACTATTTGGCCGCTGAACAGCGAGCAGCTCAAAAATAG
- a CDS encoding cytochrome c biogenesis protein DipZ, with product MLILISFSFLAGIVTVLSPCILPVLPLLLSAGVDEGKKRPLGVVIGLVVSFSFFTLTLTALVHATGVSPDFLRYIAIIIITFFGLTLIFPSIDQWFERTTSGVARLGQQLQAISTGSGSGFLSGLILGITLGLIWTPCAGPILAAITTLVATSSLNFSAVLVTLAYSMGAAIPMFFIMYGSSKIINSTVALSTYAQPLRKIFGVLMILGAIAIAFHFDVVLQQIALNYFPMLSVENSEVVKKELEKINPLSNPSFAPSENKSQAPDFVGIVEWINSAPLSLADLRGKVVLVDFWTYSCINCVRTLPYLKKWYDDYKDKGFVIVGVHTPEFEFEKNSANVKDAVKRFGINYPVALDNNYKTWQNYNNRYWPAHYLIDQNGKVIQTHFGEGKHGETENAIRLLLSLSPETEKAETAVTRATTPETYLGYERARAYTSEIKIMKNQIADYSFTQNLDANKIGLKGRWFAAPQFIRSESDGAQLDLNFIANRVYLVMNSTSEALVEILLDGRPLPEKYRTADMNSDGKLRVNKARMYDILDLKGDYGRHQLTLIFPKEVSAYAFTFGSDDK from the coding sequence GTGCTTATTCTTATTTCATTTTCTTTCCTTGCAGGAATAGTCACCGTTCTTTCGCCGTGCATTTTGCCGGTGCTGCCTCTTTTGCTTTCAGCCGGAGTTGATGAGGGAAAGAAAAGGCCGCTTGGCGTTGTAATTGGATTAGTGGTTAGTTTTTCTTTTTTTACCCTAACGCTCACCGCATTAGTGCATGCAACGGGCGTGTCTCCAGATTTTTTGCGTTATATTGCCATAATTATTATTACTTTTTTTGGCCTCACCCTTATTTTTCCAAGCATTGATCAGTGGTTTGAGCGAACAACCTCCGGAGTTGCGCGCCTTGGCCAGCAATTGCAGGCGATCTCAACGGGAAGCGGATCGGGATTTTTGAGTGGTTTGATCTTAGGTATTACACTCGGATTAATTTGGACGCCTTGCGCTGGGCCAATTTTGGCCGCAATTACGACGCTTGTGGCAACAAGTTCATTAAATTTTTCGGCAGTGCTTGTGACGCTTGCTTATAGTATGGGTGCTGCAATTCCAATGTTTTTTATCATGTACGGCAGTAGCAAAATTATTAATTCAACCGTCGCGCTTTCAACGTATGCTCAGCCTTTGAGAAAAATTTTCGGCGTTCTTATGATTCTTGGCGCGATTGCGATCGCCTTTCATTTTGACGTTGTACTACAACAAATAGCGCTCAACTATTTTCCTATGCTTTCGGTTGAAAATAGTGAGGTGGTTAAAAAAGAATTAGAAAAAATAAATCCACTAAGCAATCCGTCATTTGCTCCATCAGAAAATAAATCTCAAGCGCCCGATTTTGTGGGAATTGTCGAGTGGATTAATTCGGCACCGCTGTCCCTGGCAGATTTGCGGGGTAAAGTTGTATTAGTAGATTTTTGGACCTATAGCTGCATAAATTGTGTTCGCACGCTTCCCTATCTAAAAAAATGGTACGACGATTATAAAGATAAAGGGTTTGTTATAGTTGGGGTCCATACGCCTGAGTTTGAATTTGAAAAAAATAGTGCGAATGTAAAAGATGCAGTGAAGCGTTTTGGCATTAATTATCCGGTAGCTTTAGATAATAATTATAAAACATGGCAAAACTATAATAATCGCTATTGGCCTGCGCATTATTTGATCGATCAAAACGGAAAAGTGATTCAAACCCATTTTGGCGAAGGAAAGCATGGTGAAACCGAAAACGCAATTCGCCTTCTTCTTAGCCTTTCGCCTGAAACTGAGAAAGCAGAAACTGCAGTTACTCGTGCGACAACACCAGAAACTTATTTAGGATACGAACGAGCACGCGCATATACTTCAGAAATTAAAATTATGAAAAACCAAATAGCCGATTATTCGTTTACTCAAAATCTTGATGCTAATAAAATCGGGCTTAAGGGGCGTTGGTTTGCTGCCCCGCAATTTATAAGATCTGAGAGCGACGGCGCTCAATTAGATCTGAATTTTATCGCAAATCGAGTATATCTTGTAATGAATTCAACGAGCGAAGCATTGGTAGAGATTTTACTTGATGGGCGTCCGCTGCCAGAAAAATATCGCACCGCTGATATGAACAGCGATGGAAAACTTCGCGTGAATAAAGCGCGCATGTACGATATTTTAGATCTTAAAGGCGATTATGGACGCCATCAATTGACACTAATTTTTCCAAAAGAAGTATCAGCGTACGCATTTACGTTTGGATCAGACGATAAATAA
- a CDS encoding glycosyltransferase — protein sequence MNNILSQVAGTQQKSFSFWLKKNWYYHASVAQFYNWAIPADARVLQIGCKTGTLLHAVRPSYGVGIESELECLELAKQELPFYRFFSSLDQLEHGESFDYIILSSTVMEIDDIQILLNQLKQHCHDRTRIVLDMYSFLWEPFLRIGQKLGMRRETPLKNWLSLNDLENLLYLSGFEIITSGRRLLFPFYIPIFSWILNTIVSHVPLINRLCLMEWVTSRPIAHQREKKPSVSVIVPCRNEKGNVELIAKTLPQLGDHTEIIFIEGHSKDRTLDEIKRIEQLYPEKNIRFAVQQGQGKGDAVRLGFEMAKADILMIHDGDNTVPMHELHLFVDALASGKGEMINGSRFVYGMESGATRFLNIIANHAFSLGFSWLLGQKVKDTLCGTKVLFKRDYELIAQNRSYFGDFDPFGDFDLLFGAAKLHLKIVDIPVHYKARTYGQTQIRRFYHGILLAQMWLFALRKFKF from the coding sequence ATGAATAATATACTGAGCCAAGTTGCCGGCACGCAGCAAAAATCCTTTTCTTTTTGGTTAAAAAAAAATTGGTATTATCATGCGTCGGTTGCGCAATTTTATAATTGGGCGATTCCAGCAGATGCGCGCGTTTTGCAAATTGGTTGTAAGACCGGAACGTTGCTTCATGCAGTAAGGCCTTCATATGGCGTCGGTATCGAGTCTGAATTAGAGTGCCTTGAGCTTGCTAAACAAGAGCTGCCATTTTATCGTTTTTTTAGCTCGCTCGATCAGCTTGAACACGGAGAATCATTTGATTATATCATTCTTTCTTCTACCGTTATGGAAATAGATGATATTCAAATACTTTTAAACCAGCTAAAACAACATTGCCATGATCGCACGCGCATTGTTCTAGATATGTATTCTTTTTTATGGGAGCCGTTCCTGCGTATTGGCCAAAAACTAGGAATGCGTCGCGAAACCCCTTTAAAAAATTGGCTTTCTCTTAATGATCTTGAAAACTTATTGTATTTAAGTGGTTTTGAAATTATTACAAGCGGCCGTAGATTATTATTTCCTTTTTATATTCCCATTTTTTCATGGATTTTAAATACCATTGTTTCGCATGTTCCGTTGATTAATCGATTGTGCTTAATGGAATGGGTTACCTCGCGGCCAATTGCTCATCAGCGCGAAAAAAAGCCGAGCGTTTCCGTTATTGTTCCTTGTCGAAATGAAAAGGGTAATGTCGAGTTGATAGCCAAAACATTGCCTCAACTAGGCGATCATACAGAGATTATTTTTATCGAGGGTCATTCAAAGGATAGGACGCTTGATGAAATAAAACGAATTGAGCAGCTTTATCCTGAGAAAAATATTAGATTTGCTGTTCAGCAGGGCCAAGGTAAAGGTGATGCGGTGCGCCTTGGATTTGAAATGGCAAAAGCGGACATTTTAATGATCCATGATGGGGATAATACGGTACCCATGCATGAACTTCATCTCTTTGTTGATGCACTCGCATCAGGAAAAGGGGAAATGATTAATGGTTCCCGCTTTGTTTATGGAATGGAATCAGGAGCAACGCGGTTTTTAAACATTATTGCAAATCACGCATTTAGTTTAGGATTTTCGTGGTTGTTGGGGCAAAAAGTAAAAGATACGCTTTGCGGCACCAAAGTTTTATTTAAAAGAGATTACGAGCTTATTGCTCAAAATCGTTCCTATTTTGGTGATTTTGATCCATTTGGTGATTTCGATTTATTATTCGGCGCTGCAAAATTGCATTTAAAAATTGTCGATATACCGGTGCATTATAAAGCACGCACGTATGGGCAAACGCAAATCCGCAGATTCTATCACGGTATATTGCTTGCACAAATGTGGCTCTTTGCATTGCGCAAGTTTAAGTTTTAA